One segment of Streptomyces sp. XD-27 DNA contains the following:
- a CDS encoding glycoside hydrolase family 13 protein: MTQELTTTSAPSPRPETAPAPDGGAGWWRDAVIYQVYVRSFADSDGDGIGDLRGARQRLPHLARLGVDAVWLTPFYASPQADGGYDVADYRAVDPLFGDLQDADDLVRTAHELGLRVIVDVVPNHTSDRHPWFAEALADRPGGPARARYHFRPGRGPGGALPPNDWESVFGGPAWTRTTDPDGTPGGTSRSRTGGEWYLHLFAPEQPDLDWDCPEVRAEFDSVLRFWLDLGVDGFRIDVAHGMVKAAGLPDIGRKEQAKLIGAQVLPFFDQDGVHEIHRSWRRLLDSYPGDRIGVAEAWAPSADRLALYVRPDELHQAFNFHFLRCPWDAAAMRAVIDESLAATASVGAPTTWVLSNHDVVRHTTRYAEDSPEQGLRRARAAALLMLALPGSTYIYQGEELGLPEVTDLPDEVRQDPAFFRTGDAAGQDGFRDGCRVPIPWSGTQAPYGFGPEEGGPSWLPQPDSWAALSVEAQTGDPGSTLELYRSALAIRRKVPGLGDGPMSWGPAPEGVLALSRPGFLCVLNTRGDAVELPVPGRLLLSSAEPGARADTVRLPPDSCTWWAM, from the coding sequence ATGACGCAAGAGCTGACGACGACCTCCGCTCCCTCTCCCCGCCCCGAGACCGCCCCGGCACCGGACGGCGGCGCCGGCTGGTGGCGCGACGCGGTCATCTATCAGGTGTACGTGCGGTCGTTCGCGGACAGCGACGGCGACGGCATCGGCGATCTGCGCGGGGCCCGGCAGCGGCTGCCGCACCTCGCCCGGCTGGGTGTGGACGCCGTCTGGCTCACGCCGTTCTACGCCTCGCCGCAGGCCGACGGCGGCTACGACGTGGCGGACTACCGCGCCGTGGACCCGCTCTTCGGGGACCTCCAGGACGCCGACGACCTGGTGCGCACCGCCCATGAGCTGGGCTTGCGGGTGATCGTCGACGTGGTGCCGAACCACACCTCCGACCGGCACCCGTGGTTCGCCGAGGCGCTGGCGGACCGGCCCGGCGGCCCGGCCCGCGCCCGCTACCACTTCCGCCCCGGCCGGGGACCCGGCGGCGCGCTGCCGCCCAACGACTGGGAGTCGGTCTTCGGCGGCCCGGCCTGGACCCGGACCACGGACCCCGACGGCACGCCTGGGGGCACCTCCCGGTCGAGGACCGGTGGAGAGTGGTACCTGCACCTGTTCGCGCCCGAGCAGCCCGACCTGGACTGGGACTGCCCCGAGGTGCGCGCCGAGTTCGACTCCGTGCTGCGCTTCTGGCTCGACCTGGGTGTGGACGGGTTCCGTATCGACGTCGCGCACGGCATGGTCAAGGCGGCCGGGCTGCCCGACATCGGCCGCAAGGAACAGGCCAAACTCATCGGCGCGCAGGTGCTGCCGTTCTTCGACCAGGACGGCGTGCACGAGATCCACCGCTCGTGGCGGCGGCTGCTGGACTCCTACCCCGGCGACCGGATCGGCGTCGCGGAGGCGTGGGCGCCCAGCGCCGACCGGCTCGCCCTGTACGTCCGCCCCGACGAGCTGCACCAGGCGTTCAACTTCCACTTCCTGCGCTGTCCGTGGGACGCCGCCGCGATGCGGGCGGTCATCGACGAGTCGCTGGCCGCCACCGCCTCGGTGGGGGCGCCGACGACATGGGTGCTGTCCAACCACGACGTCGTACGGCACACCACCCGCTACGCCGAGGACAGCCCGGAGCAGGGGCTGCGGCGGGCGCGCGCGGCCGCGCTGCTGATGCTGGCGCTGCCCGGTTCCACGTACATCTACCAGGGCGAGGAGCTCGGCCTGCCCGAGGTCACCGACCTGCCCGACGAGGTCCGCCAGGACCCCGCCTTCTTCCGCACCGGCGACGCGGCCGGCCAGGACGGCTTCCGGGACGGCTGCCGGGTGCCGATCCCGTGGTCGGGTACGCAGGCACCGTACGGGTTCGGGCCCGAGGAGGGCGGTCCGAGCTGGCTGCCGCAGCCCGACAGCTGGGCCGCGCTCAGCGTCGAGGCCCAGACCGGGGACCCCGGCTCCACCCTGGAGCTGTACCGCTCCGCCCTCGCCATCCGCCGGAAGGTGCCGGGCCTCGGCGACGGCCCGATGTCCTGGGGACCTGCGCCGGAGGGCGTGCTCGCGCTGTCCCGGCCGGGCTTCCTGTGCGTCCTGAACACCCGCGGTGACGCCGTCGAACTCCCCGTACCGGGGCGGCTGCTGCTGTCCTCCGCCGAGCCGGGCGCCAGGGCGGACACGGTGCGTCTGCCCCCCGACTCCTGTACGTGGTGGGCAATGTGA
- a CDS encoding PDR/VanB family oxidoreductase has protein sequence MPLPRARTALLVAGTALLARRSLRRRIKASPLWPFPALPEPISGVGRRRTGDGRELLVVERAEEADGVVRLRLEGEELPRWEPGAHVDLVLPSGAVRQYSLCGDPADRSSYTVAVRLVEDGRGGSREVHEQLHEGTAVTVRGPRNRFPLVAGRAYVFIAGGIGITPILPMLRAAEAAGVPWTLLYGGRSRATMPFLDEVEKLGAAGGSGRVRIVAEDTDGLPDPAAALAEAPRDRAVYTCGPEPLMAAVAELLPEGAELHTERFTPVAPGAGGERAFEVELRRSGRMVAVPAGQSVLAALRERALPDLPYSCQQGFCGTCRQSVVSGEVDHRDELLTDSERAGSMLICVSRACGDRLVLDL, from the coding sequence ATGCCCCTGCCCCGCGCCCGCACGGCCCTGCTGGTCGCCGGGACCGCGCTGCTGGCGCGGCGGTCCCTGCGGCGACGGATCAAGGCGTCTCCGCTGTGGCCCTTCCCCGCGCTGCCGGAGCCCATATCGGGGGTCGGGCGGCGGCGGACCGGCGACGGCCGCGAGCTGCTCGTGGTGGAGCGCGCCGAGGAGGCCGACGGCGTCGTACGGCTCCGCCTGGAGGGCGAGGAGCTGCCCCGTTGGGAGCCGGGCGCGCATGTGGACCTGGTGCTGCCCTCGGGCGCGGTGCGGCAGTACTCGCTCTGCGGCGATCCGGCCGACCGCTCCTCGTACACCGTCGCCGTCCGGCTCGTCGAGGACGGCCGGGGCGGCTCGCGGGAGGTGCACGAGCAACTGCACGAGGGCACGGCGGTGACGGTGCGCGGTCCGCGCAACCGCTTCCCGCTGGTGGCCGGCCGTGCCTACGTGTTCATCGCGGGCGGCATCGGTATCACCCCGATCCTGCCGATGCTGCGGGCGGCCGAGGCGGCGGGTGTGCCGTGGACGCTGCTCTACGGGGGGCGGTCGCGGGCGACGATGCCGTTCCTGGACGAGGTCGAGAAGCTGGGCGCCGCGGGTGGTTCGGGCCGGGTGCGGATCGTGGCCGAGGACACCGACGGGCTGCCGGATCCGGCCGCCGCGCTCGCCGAGGCGCCGCGCGACCGCGCGGTCTACACCTGCGGGCCCGAGCCGCTGATGGCGGCGGTCGCCGAACTGCTTCCCGAGGGCGCCGAGTTGCACACCGAGCGGTTCACGCCGGTGGCCCCGGGCGCGGGCGGGGAGCGCGCGTTCGAGGTCGAGTTGCGGCGCAGCGGCCGCATGGTGGCGGTGCCCGCCGGGCAGAGTGTGCTGGCCGCCCTCCGCGAACGGGCGCTGCCCGACCTGCCGTACTCCTGTCAGCAGGGCTTCTGCGGCACCTGCCGGCAGTCGGTGGTCTCCGGCGAGGTCGACCACCGCGACGAGCTGCTGACGGACTCCGAGCGCGCCGGCTCGATGCTGATCTGCGTCTCGCGGGCCTGCGGGGACCGTCTCGTCCTGGACCTGTGA
- a CDS encoding TetR/AcrR family transcriptional regulator, translating into MTSGVRRRMGVQERREQLISVALELFSHRAPEDVSIDEIAEAAGISRPLVYHYFPGKQSLYEAAVRRAAQELEGRFQEPQEGPLGARLLRVTHRFFDFVDEHGPGFSALMRGGPAVGSSSTSAIIERVRQEGYEQILRHLGIAEPSPRVELLVRSWVSHAETTALLWLDGRRVPRGELERQLVHDFAALTAVSAAYDDGVAELLRRMLAEEPPAGPLAELATRLIGLVPQTAP; encoded by the coding sequence ATGACGAGCGGAGTGCGCCGGAGAATGGGCGTTCAGGAGCGACGCGAGCAGCTGATCTCGGTCGCGCTGGAGCTGTTCAGCCACCGCGCGCCCGAGGACGTCTCGATCGACGAGATAGCGGAGGCCGCGGGGATATCGCGACCGCTGGTCTACCACTACTTCCCGGGCAAGCAGAGCCTGTACGAGGCGGCGGTGCGGCGGGCGGCGCAGGAGTTGGAGGGCCGCTTCCAGGAGCCGCAGGAGGGCCCGTTGGGCGCGCGGCTGCTGCGCGTCACGCACCGGTTCTTCGACTTCGTGGACGAGCACGGGCCGGGCTTCTCGGCGCTGATGCGCGGCGGCCCGGCGGTGGGCAGCAGCAGTACGAGCGCGATCATCGAGCGCGTACGGCAGGAGGGGTACGAGCAGATCCTGCGGCACCTGGGGATCGCGGAGCCCTCGCCCCGCGTGGAGCTGCTGGTCCGTTCGTGGGTGTCGCACGCCGAGACCACGGCGCTGCTGTGGCTGGACGGCCGCCGGGTGCCGCGCGGGGAGCTGGAGCGGCAGTTGGTGCACGACTTCGCGGCGCTGACGGCGGTCAGCGCCGCGTACGACGACGGCGTGGCGGAGCTGCTGCGCCGGATGCTGGCGGAGGAGCCGCCGGCCGGGCCGCTCGCCGAGCTGGCGACCCGGCTGATCGGCCTCGTCCCGCAGACGGCTCCCTGA
- a CDS encoding carbohydrate ABC transporter permease → MAVDTRQSAGSAGGADGAPGRVRKTATSKGGPGRIRRALATHWYAWAMVAPVVIVIGVIVGYPLGRGVYLSLTDANEANVERHIGVNHLPATYDFVGLDNFTAILKDEIFWDRLGWTVVWTVSCVAVSFVLGLGLAVMLNRQFKGRTLYRSLLILPWAVPAFVSVFAWRLLYNEKNGILNKILDGGGIDAVPWLNDPTMAKVSVIAVNVWLGVPFMLVALLGGLQSIPGELYEAAEMDGASPWQRFRHITLPGLRSVSSTVVLLSTIWTFNMFPVIFLLTRGGPGDSTEILVTYAYRLSFVNSPRDFAGASAWGVMILLILMLFAVVYRRSLRKQGEVW, encoded by the coding sequence ATGGCTGTCGACACCAGGCAGTCGGCGGGATCGGCCGGGGGCGCGGACGGCGCCCCCGGCCGGGTCCGCAAGACTGCCACGAGCAAGGGCGGACCCGGCCGGATCCGCCGCGCACTGGCCACCCACTGGTACGCCTGGGCCATGGTCGCCCCCGTGGTGATCGTGATCGGCGTGATCGTGGGTTACCCGCTGGGCCGCGGCGTCTACCTGTCGCTGACCGACGCCAACGAGGCCAACGTCGAGCGGCACATCGGGGTCAACCACCTCCCCGCGACCTACGACTTCGTCGGCCTGGACAACTTCACCGCGATCCTCAAGGACGAGATCTTCTGGGACCGGCTCGGCTGGACGGTCGTGTGGACCGTCTCCTGCGTCGCCGTGTCCTTCGTGCTCGGGCTCGGCCTGGCCGTCATGCTCAACCGCCAGTTCAAGGGCCGTACCCTCTACCGGTCCTTGCTGATCCTGCCGTGGGCCGTGCCCGCCTTCGTCTCCGTCTTCGCCTGGCGGCTGCTGTACAACGAGAAGAACGGCATCCTCAACAAGATCCTCGACGGCGGCGGCATCGACGCGGTGCCGTGGCTGAACGACCCCACCATGGCGAAGGTCTCCGTCATCGCGGTCAACGTCTGGCTGGGCGTGCCGTTCATGCTCGTCGCGCTCCTCGGCGGCCTGCAGTCCATCCCCGGCGAGCTGTACGAGGCCGCCGAGATGGACGGCGCGAGCCCCTGGCAGCGGTTCCGGCACATCACCCTGCCGGGCCTGCGCTCGGTCAGCAGCACGGTCGTCCTGCTCAGCACCATCTGGACCTTCAACATGTTCCCGGTGATCTTCCTGCTGACCCGGGGCGGACCCGGTGACAGCACGGAGATCCTGGTGACGTACGCGTACCGGCTGTCGTTCGTCAACAGCCCGCGCGACTTCGCGGGAGCCTCCGCCTGGGGCGTGATGATCCTGCTCATCCTGATGCTCTTCGCGGTGGTCTACCGCCGTTCGCTCCGCAAGCAGGGAGAGGTGTGGTAG
- a CDS encoding extracellular solute-binding protein encodes MRRGIAATALVAAIALAATACGGDDSDSGSKSPGEISGTVTYWDTSNDAEKATYEKLAEDFSKKYPKVKVNYVNVPFGEALNKFKNAAGAGGSGAPDVLRAEVAWTQDLANIGYLAPLDGTPALDNEKDYLPKALASTKFNGKTYAVPQVIDTLGLFYNKKLLKDAGVEPPKSLTELKAAAKKIKDKTGKTGLYLRGDDAYWFLPFIYGEGGDLLDTEAKKVTVDDEAGVKAFAAARDLVKSGAATTDATDGWDNMQNAIKNGDVAMTINGPWAIEDTLAGKAFKDKDNLGVVPVPAGGAGQGSPQGGQNLTVYAGSKNLDASYAFAKYMSSAEVQIKTTEKLSLLPTRASVYENKAVAANPKVKFFKDAVDKAVERPWIPEGNSLFQAILVQFPNVVTGKTSPEDAASEVGDAYRKLLKGDWK; translated from the coding sequence ATGCGACGTGGCATAGCGGCCACTGCGCTCGTCGCGGCGATAGCGCTCGCGGCGACCGCCTGCGGCGGTGACGACAGTGACAGCGGTAGCAAGTCCCCCGGAGAGATCTCCGGCACCGTGACCTACTGGGACACCTCCAACGATGCCGAGAAGGCCACGTACGAGAAGCTCGCCGAGGACTTCTCCAAGAAGTACCCGAAGGTCAAGGTCAACTACGTCAACGTGCCCTTCGGCGAGGCGCTGAACAAGTTCAAGAACGCCGCCGGCGCCGGCGGCTCCGGCGCCCCCGACGTGCTGCGCGCCGAGGTCGCCTGGACCCAGGACCTCGCCAATATCGGCTACCTGGCCCCGCTGGACGGCACCCCGGCCCTCGACAACGAGAAGGACTACCTGCCCAAGGCGCTCGCCAGCACCAAGTTCAACGGCAAGACCTACGCCGTACCGCAGGTCATCGACACCCTGGGCCTCTTCTACAACAAGAAGCTCCTCAAGGACGCGGGCGTCGAGCCGCCGAAGTCCCTGACCGAGCTCAAGGCCGCCGCCAAGAAGATCAAGGACAAGACCGGCAAGACCGGTCTGTACCTGCGCGGCGACGACGCCTACTGGTTCCTGCCCTTCATCTACGGCGAGGGCGGCGACCTGCTCGACACCGAGGCCAAGAAGGTCACGGTGGACGACGAGGCGGGAGTCAAGGCGTTCGCCGCCGCCCGCGACCTGGTCAAGTCCGGCGCCGCGACCACCGACGCCACCGACGGCTGGGACAACATGCAGAACGCCATCAAGAACGGCGACGTCGCCATGACGATCAACGGTCCGTGGGCGATCGAGGACACCCTCGCGGGCAAGGCGTTCAAGGACAAGGACAACCTCGGCGTCGTCCCGGTCCCGGCCGGCGGCGCCGGGCAGGGCTCCCCGCAGGGCGGCCAGAACCTCACCGTGTACGCGGGCTCGAAGAACCTCGACGCCTCCTACGCGTTCGCCAAGTACATGAGCTCGGCCGAGGTCCAGATCAAGACCACCGAGAAGCTCAGCCTGCTGCCCACGCGCGCCTCGGTCTACGAGAACAAGGCCGTCGCCGCCAACCCGAAGGTGAAGTTCTTCAAGGACGCCGTGGACAAGGCCGTCGAGCGCCCCTGGATCCCCGAGGGCAACAGCCTCTTCCAGGCGATCCTCGTCCAGTTCCCGAACGTGGTGACGGGCAAGACCTCGCCTGAGGACGCCGCCTCCGAGGTCGGCGACGCGTACCGCAAGCTGCTCAAGGGCGACTGGAAGTAG
- a CDS encoding metal-dependent hydrolase translates to MSNKAKAQPAPIASEHTPLRARNVSFAWADTPLHWIPGDPCATHTINVLHLLLPAGERWFVHVYKQILPFIRDDALREDVIGFIGQEAMHAKAHDDVLPHLRELGLDPTPYTAQVDWMFEKLLGDRTLPPGRASRWWLLERVAIIAAIEHYTAFLGDWVLNAQALDRKGADPMMLDLLRWHGAEEVEHRSVAFDLFLHVDGGYRRRVRTWATAFGALVFLWQRGVRFFMENDPTLADGDGRASFKELLRAGREGVLPHPGAMARSIPQYLSRSYHPSRHGSSAQAAAYLAGSPAALAADARTRAGSEARTADARTTGGS, encoded by the coding sequence ATGTCTAACAAGGCGAAGGCGCAGCCCGCTCCGATAGCGTCGGAGCACACCCCGCTGCGTGCCCGCAACGTCTCCTTCGCGTGGGCGGACACGCCGCTGCACTGGATCCCGGGCGACCCGTGCGCGACCCACACGATCAACGTGTTGCACCTGCTGCTCCCGGCAGGCGAACGCTGGTTCGTGCATGTGTACAAGCAGATCCTGCCCTTCATCCGGGACGACGCACTGCGCGAGGACGTCATCGGGTTCATCGGCCAGGAGGCGATGCACGCGAAGGCGCACGACGACGTGCTGCCGCACCTGCGCGAGCTGGGCCTGGACCCCACGCCGTACACCGCGCAGGTGGACTGGATGTTCGAGAAGCTGCTCGGGGACCGGACGCTGCCGCCGGGCCGGGCGAGCCGGTGGTGGCTGCTGGAGCGGGTCGCCATCATCGCGGCGATCGAGCACTACACGGCGTTCCTCGGGGACTGGGTCCTCAATGCCCAGGCGCTGGACCGCAAGGGCGCCGACCCGATGATGCTGGACCTGCTGCGCTGGCACGGCGCCGAGGAGGTCGAGCACCGCTCGGTGGCCTTCGACCTGTTCCTGCACGTCGACGGCGGCTACCGGCGCCGGGTGCGGACCTGGGCCACCGCGTTCGGCGCGCTGGTCTTCCTGTGGCAGCGCGGGGTGCGCTTCTTCATGGAGAACGATCCGACGTTGGCCGACGGCGACGGCAGGGCGAGCTTCAAGGAGCTGCTGCGCGCCGGACGGGAGGGCGTGCTGCCGCACCCCGGTGCCATGGCGCGCTCGATCCCGCAGTACCTCAGCCGTTCGTACCACCCGTCGCGGCACGGCAGTTCGGCGCAGGCCGCCGCGTACCTGGCCGGGTCGCCCGCCGCGCTGGCCGCCGACGCCCGTACCCGTGCCGGCAGCGAGGCCCGTACCGCCGACGCCCGCACCACCGGAGGTTCCTGA
- a CDS encoding LacI family DNA-binding transcriptional regulator, giving the protein MGRVSAPPSRDDGLAGTPRLADIAAQASVSEATVSRVLNGKAGVAGSTRQRVLAALDVLGYERPVRLRRRSAGLVGLVIPELINPIFPAFAQVIEQTLAGHGYTPVLCTQMPGGATEDELVEQLEERGVTGIVFLSGLHADTTADTTRYAKLAARGVPFVMINGYNPRVTAPFVSPDDRAAARMAVAHLAALGHERIGLAVGPARFVPAQRKGEGFVAAMAESLGADGEQARSLVQHTLFTVEGGQVAAGALLDQGVTGIVCGSDLMALGAVREAWRRGLNVPRDVSVVGFDDSPLIPFTDPPLTTVRQPVQAMATAAVGALLEAVEGNPVQPTEFVFQPDLVVRGSTGQVRRSG; this is encoded by the coding sequence GTGGGCCGGGTGAGCGCACCGCCGTCACGCGATGACGGCCTGGCGGGAACGCCGCGGCTCGCCGACATCGCCGCCCAGGCGTCGGTGAGCGAAGCCACCGTCAGCCGGGTGCTGAACGGCAAGGCGGGGGTCGCGGGCAGCACCCGGCAGCGGGTCCTCGCCGCCCTCGACGTGCTCGGCTACGAACGGCCGGTGCGGCTGCGGCGGCGCAGCGCCGGTCTGGTGGGGTTGGTGATCCCTGAGCTCATCAACCCCATCTTCCCGGCGTTCGCGCAGGTCATCGAGCAGACGCTGGCCGGGCACGGCTATACGCCCGTGCTGTGCACCCAGATGCCCGGCGGGGCCACCGAGGACGAACTGGTCGAGCAGTTGGAGGAACGCGGGGTCACCGGCATCGTGTTCCTCTCCGGGCTGCACGCCGACACCACCGCCGACACCACCCGGTACGCGAAACTCGCCGCGCGCGGCGTCCCGTTCGTCATGATCAACGGATACAACCCGCGGGTCACCGCGCCGTTCGTGTCCCCGGACGACCGGGCGGCGGCGCGCATGGCGGTGGCGCATCTGGCCGCGCTGGGGCACGAGCGGATCGGGCTGGCCGTCGGCCCCGCCCGGTTCGTCCCCGCGCAGCGCAAGGGGGAGGGCTTCGTGGCGGCCATGGCCGAGTCCCTGGGCGCCGACGGCGAGCAGGCCCGTTCCCTGGTCCAGCACACCCTGTTCACCGTCGAGGGCGGACAGGTCGCGGCGGGCGCACTGCTCGACCAGGGGGTGACGGGCATCGTCTGCGGCAGCGACCTGATGGCGCTCGGCGCCGTACGCGAGGCATGGCGGCGCGGACTGAACGTGCCGCGGGACGTCTCGGTCGTCGGTTTCGACGACTCCCCGCTCATCCCCTTCACCGACCCGCCGCTGACCACCGTGCGGCAGCCGGTGCAGGCGATGGCCACCGCCGCGGTGGGGGCGCTGCTGGAGGCCGTCGAGGGCAATCCCGTGCAGCCCACGGAGTTCGTCTTCCAGCCCGACCTGGTGGTACGCGGCTCGACGGGGCAGGTGCGCCGGAGCGGTTGA
- a CDS encoding trans-aconitate 2-methyltransferase, with translation MRERVTAYARRIEAPCTGGEGRLELTVPRAVVTVERLAEGALVRGRRVGARGQSTGPASARRGGASSVIGGASPMTGSASLVARDPLPVAREAAEVWQLAERLTGLLPGAGPLPPGAEALLEGALKHESWLVATLACDVLNRTGVPAVPQFVRDHDPCPAGRHGEPARPRRRPADGGDGSFTERWEARISVDEYALFEATHPAYALQMVELGRSVRAHCRTPPPTVLDVGSGPGLPTVMLAEMFPGARIDAVEPSPAAFPHLLRNAARHSITAYNAGIADFAGARDYPVTVSVGASHHLDTRVFLRGLKRHTAPGGLIVVADEMIAPFTTVAERTRAIIDHHFTYIDQALAHIQEEDLPPAERRRLRALRDPGRRSPERLHALLAETRRDRLFHAGDSSPWQRVRFCVLELEALVAGVDYDVERKTYPENFIALAADEGLELVEHHRVHATVGDRDLDAGTHVIAMRHSGRRL, from the coding sequence GTGCGGGAACGTGTCACCGCGTACGCGCGGCGGATCGAAGCCCCGTGCACGGGCGGGGAGGGCCGCCTCGAACTCACGGTTCCCCGCGCCGTGGTGACGGTCGAGCGGCTGGCGGAGGGCGCCCTGGTCCGCGGCCGTCGCGTCGGGGCCCGTGGACAGAGCACCGGACCGGCGTCCGCGCGGCGCGGCGGCGCGTCATCGGTGATCGGCGGCGCGTCACCGATGACCGGCAGCGCGTCACTGGTGGCCCGCGACCCGTTACCGGTGGCGCGGGAGGCGGCCGAGGTGTGGCAGCTCGCCGAGCGGCTGACCGGCCTCCTGCCCGGCGCCGGGCCGCTGCCCCCGGGCGCGGAGGCCCTGCTCGAGGGGGCGCTCAAACACGAGAGCTGGCTGGTCGCCACGCTCGCCTGCGACGTGCTCAACCGGACCGGCGTCCCGGCGGTTCCGCAGTTCGTCCGCGACCACGACCCGTGCCCCGCCGGCCGGCACGGCGAGCCCGCACGTCCGCGCCGCCGCCCGGCGGACGGCGGCGACGGCAGCTTCACGGAGCGGTGGGAGGCGCGCATCAGCGTCGACGAGTACGCGCTCTTCGAGGCCACGCACCCGGCATACGCGCTCCAGATGGTCGAGTTGGGCCGCAGCGTACGGGCCCATTGCCGCACGCCGCCTCCCACCGTGCTCGACGTGGGCAGCGGGCCCGGCCTGCCGACGGTGATGCTCGCCGAGATGTTCCCGGGCGCCCGGATCGACGCGGTCGAGCCCAGCCCGGCCGCCTTCCCCCACCTGCTGCGCAACGCCGCACGGCACTCGATCACCGCGTACAACGCGGGAATCGCCGACTTCGCGGGAGCGCGGGACTATCCCGTGACGGTGTCGGTCGGCGCCTCGCACCACCTGGACACCCGCGTGTTCCTGAGGGGGCTCAAGCGGCACACGGCGCCGGGCGGCCTGATCGTGGTCGCGGACGAGATGATCGCGCCCTTCACGACGGTCGCCGAGCGGACGCGGGCCATCATCGACCATCACTTCACCTACATCGACCAGGCCCTCGCCCACATTCAGGAGGAGGATCTCCCGCCGGCCGAGCGGCGGCGCCTGCGGGCCCTGCGCGACCCGGGAAGGCGGTCGCCGGAGCGGCTGCACGCGCTCCTGGCGGAGACGCGCCGGGACCGCCTCTTCCACGCCGGGGACTCCAGCCCGTGGCAGCGCGTGCGCTTCTGCGTGCTGGAGCTGGAGGCGCTGGTGGCCGGCGTCGACTACGACGTCGAACGCAAGACCTACCCGGAGAACTTCATCGCCCTGGCCGCGGACGAGGGGCTGGAGCTCGTCGAACACCACCGCGTGCACGCCACCGTGGGAGACCGCGACCTCGACGCGGGCACGCACGTTATCGCAATGCGTCATTCCGGCCGCCGCCTGTAG
- a CDS encoding sugar ABC transporter permease, protein MATAKTPAKTPARTTAKSSGRGKRSLPASIALHGTLLIASAVAVFPPLWLLVTSFKPKTEAFSTDVVKSPTLENYDHVLNDTEFLSWFGNSLLIVAVTTVLGVLIAATTGYAVSRFRFPGMRPLMWLLLITQMFPMAILIVPLYNIMSKLGWLNQPVSLIVTYLTIAVPFCAWMMKGFFDTIPVEIDESGRVDGLNPFGTFWRLILPLAKPGIAVTAFYTFITAWAEVAYASAFMTGEENLTLAAGLQTFVNQYTSDWGAMTAAAVMIAVPAALVFSWAQRHLVAGLTAGATKS, encoded by the coding sequence ATGGCGACCGCCAAGACCCCGGCCAAGACGCCGGCCAGGACGACGGCCAAGTCCTCCGGCCGCGGCAAGCGTTCCCTGCCCGCCTCGATCGCCCTGCACGGGACGCTGCTGATCGCCTCCGCCGTCGCGGTCTTCCCGCCGCTGTGGCTGCTGGTGACCTCGTTCAAGCCCAAGACCGAGGCGTTCAGCACCGATGTGGTCAAGAGCCCGACGCTGGAGAACTACGACCACGTCCTCAACGACACCGAGTTCCTGAGCTGGTTCGGCAACTCGCTGCTGATCGTCGCCGTCACCACCGTGCTCGGCGTCCTGATCGCGGCCACCACCGGATACGCCGTCAGCCGCTTCCGCTTCCCGGGCATGCGCCCGCTGATGTGGCTGCTGCTGATCACCCAGATGTTCCCGATGGCGATCCTCATCGTGCCGCTCTACAACATCATGTCGAAGCTGGGCTGGCTCAACCAGCCGGTCTCCCTCATCGTCACGTACCTGACGATCGCCGTGCCGTTCTGCGCGTGGATGATGAAGGGCTTCTTCGACACCATCCCGGTGGAGATCGACGAGTCCGGCCGGGTGGACGGGCTCAACCCGTTCGGCACCTTCTGGCGGCTGATCCTGCCGCTGGCCAAGCCGGGCATCGCGGTCACCGCGTTCTACACCTTCATCACCGCCTGGGCCGAGGTCGCCTACGCGTCGGCGTTCATGACCGGCGAGGAGAACCTCACGCTCGCCGCGGGCCTCCAGACCTTCGTCAACCAGTACACGTCCGACTGGGGCGCCATGACCGCGGCCGCCGTGATGATCGCCGTCCCGGCCGCACTGGTCTTCTCCTGGGCGCAGCGGCACCTGGTGGCGGGCCTCACGGCCGGAGCGACGAAGTCGTAG